From a single Nocardioides panacis genomic region:
- a CDS encoding sulfate/molybdate ABC transporter ATP-binding protein has product MSIQIKDVNKNFGDFVALENVSLDIPTGQLTALLGPSGGGKSTLLRIIAGLESADSGTVSIEGVEATHLPPQKRNVGFVFQHYAAFKHMTVAKNVAYGLEIRKRSKAETAKRVAELLELVHLSQFSHRLPSQLSGGQRQRMALARALAVEPTVLLLDEPFGALDAKVRKELRDWLRRLHDEVHVTTVFVTHDQEEALEVADEIVVINEGRIEQIGSPDELYDEPANDFVMSFLGPVTRLEDTLIRPHDIDVLTAEPGDARTVAGEVVRTLRVGFETRLTVRPVATVGGAHDGEVAAPGEEGDVTVVLTRSHARELDLEPGSRVWLSPNRGATTMPSAAPRTPQPAPAL; this is encoded by the coding sequence ATGAGCATCCAGATCAAGGACGTCAACAAGAACTTCGGGGACTTCGTGGCCCTCGAGAACGTGTCGCTGGACATCCCCACCGGACAGCTCACCGCGCTGCTCGGGCCGTCCGGCGGCGGGAAGTCCACGCTGCTGCGGATCATCGCCGGCCTCGAGTCCGCGGACTCCGGCACGGTGAGCATCGAGGGGGTCGAGGCGACCCACCTGCCGCCGCAGAAGCGCAACGTCGGCTTCGTGTTCCAGCACTACGCCGCCTTCAAGCACATGACCGTGGCGAAGAACGTCGCCTACGGGCTGGAGATCCGCAAGCGGTCCAAGGCGGAGACCGCCAAGCGGGTCGCGGAGCTGCTCGAGCTCGTGCACCTCTCGCAGTTCTCGCACCGGCTGCCCTCCCAGCTCTCCGGCGGCCAGCGCCAGCGGATGGCGCTGGCGCGGGCGCTGGCCGTGGAGCCGACCGTGCTGCTGCTCGACGAGCCGTTCGGCGCGCTCGACGCCAAGGTCCGCAAGGAGCTGCGGGACTGGCTGCGCCGGCTGCACGACGAGGTGCACGTGACCACGGTGTTCGTGACCCACGACCAGGAGGAGGCCCTCGAGGTCGCCGACGAGATCGTGGTGATCAACGAGGGCCGGATCGAGCAGATCGGGTCGCCCGACGAGCTGTACGACGAGCCGGCCAACGACTTCGTGATGAGCTTCCTCGGCCCGGTCACCCGGCTCGAGGACACCCTGATCCGGCCGCACGACATCGACGTGCTCACCGCGGAGCCGGGGGACGCCCGCACGGTGGCCGGCGAGGTGGTGCGGACCCTGCGGGTCGGGTTCGAGACCCGGCTCACCGTGCGGCCGGTCGCGACGGTCGGCGGCGCGCACGACGGCGAGGTCGCCGCGCCGGGCGAGGAGGGCGACGTGACCGTCGTGCTCACCCGGTCGCACGCCCGCGAGCTCGACCTGGAGCCCGGCAGCCGGGTCTGGCTGTCCCCGAACCGGGGGGCCACCACCATGCCCTCCGCCGCGCCCCGGACCCCCCAGCCCGCCCCCGCCCTCTGA